A window from Cryptomeria japonica chromosome 1, Sugi_1.0, whole genome shotgun sequence encodes these proteins:
- the LOC131060122 gene encoding probable small nuclear ribonucleoprotein F, producing the protein MEYKGYLVSVDSYMNLQLASTEEYDNGQFKGNLGEVLIRCNNVLYLRGVPEDEDIEE; encoded by the exons ATGGAGTACAAAG GTTATTTGGTGTCAGTTGATTCCTATATGAATCTGCAG TTAGCTAGCACTGAGGAGTATGATAATGGGCAGTTCAAAGGCAACCTTGGAGAAGTTTTAATCAG GTGCAACAATGTACTATATTTGCGTGGTGTGCCtgaagatgaagatattgaagaatga